In Bythopirellula goksoeyrii, a single window of DNA contains:
- a CDS encoding mitochondrial fission ELM1 family protein encodes MDPRPCGDDASLRRDVNPASCTVIWRFHDDKSGHINQTRGLVKAIAEITPVETFDLPCFSRRQSCLWWLGNQFPPGENLKRPDLILGAGHATHFALLAARRHNGGKAVVLMKPSLPHWLFDLCIVPDQDGLEKSENVILTRGVLNVVNPSRSQQQERGLILIGGPSSAHGWDNPSIINQIGAIVSNQPDVNWHLTTSRRTPADLVMLLEHLPLPNLTVVPHTSTSLNWVPEQLTHSSQVWVSEDSVSMVSEALTSGASVGLLEVPENYEGRVSQGVQKLRDLGWVTHFTDWDRTRPISTTRVNLNEAQRCATLLCNKFDLVRTV; translated from the coding sequence ATGGATCCCCGACCGTGCGGAGATGACGCTTCCCTACGCAGGGATGTCAATCCAGCAAGTTGCACAGTCATCTGGCGATTCCACGACGACAAATCAGGTCACATCAATCAAACTCGTGGTCTCGTCAAAGCCATAGCGGAGATCACGCCTGTCGAAACTTTCGACTTGCCTTGCTTCTCTCGTAGACAAAGTTGTCTCTGGTGGCTGGGGAATCAGTTTCCCCCGGGCGAAAATCTTAAACGGCCGGACCTCATTCTAGGTGCAGGCCACGCCACCCACTTCGCCCTTCTGGCGGCACGTCGACACAACGGCGGCAAGGCAGTTGTGTTAATGAAACCTTCGTTGCCCCATTGGCTGTTTGATCTTTGCATTGTTCCCGACCAGGACGGCCTCGAAAAATCCGAGAATGTGATTCTCACTCGCGGCGTCCTCAATGTCGTTAACCCCTCGCGGTCGCAGCAACAGGAACGCGGACTGATCCTCATTGGCGGCCCCTCCTCCGCTCATGGCTGGGACAACCCATCCATCATCAATCAGATTGGAGCCATTGTCAGCAACCAACCCGACGTCAACTGGCATCTCACCACATCGCGCCGCACTCCCGCTGATCTAGTGATGTTACTAGAGCACCTTCCTCTGCCAAATCTCACAGTTGTGCCCCATACCAGCACGAGCCTCAACTGGGTGCCCGAACAACTCACTCATTCGTCACAAGTTTGGGTCAGCGAAGACAGTGTCTCGATGGTCTCTGAAGCACTAACCAGTGGCGCAAGCGTAGGCTTGCTGGAAGTGCCAGAGAACTACGAGGGTCGTGTTTCCCAAGGAGTGCAAAAACTGCGCGACCTTGGCTGGGTCACGCATTTCACCGACTGGGACCGCACCCGCCCCATCTCCACAACGCGAGTGAACTTGAATGAAGCCCAACGGTGCGCTACACTTCTCTGCAACAAATTCGATCTTGTCAGAACAGTTTGA
- a CDS encoding cupin domain-containing protein: MSEPYRIEHLADLPPVKCLCGETRRAFVDDAAGVASMHLVEISTDAQTHYHKSLTELYYILEGEGEMELDGQRHPVKPGDAILIKPGCRHRAIGRLKVLNVPVPAFDPDDEWFD, from the coding sequence ATGTCCGAACCCTATCGCATCGAACACCTCGCCGACTTGCCTCCAGTCAAATGCCTCTGCGGCGAAACGCGCCGGGCCTTTGTCGATGACGCCGCCGGCGTCGCTTCCATGCACCTGGTCGAGATTAGCACCGATGCCCAAACGCACTATCACAAAAGTCTGACGGAACTCTATTACATTCTTGAAGGCGAAGGAGAAATGGAACTAGACGGTCAGCGCCACCCTGTGAAACCAGGCGACGCCATCCTCATCAAACCTGGCTGCCGCCACAGGGCCATCGGCCGGCTAAAGGTGTTGAACGTTCCGGTCCCCGCCTTCGACCCGGATGATGAGTGGTTCGATTAA
- a CDS encoding MFS transporter gives MNKLRQEYLHFLSFPRDMQILLLTNLIYAFVLPVIDIFVGAYVMRNTQDVKMVVIYQLAVYTGIPFTFLVNGFLLQHIGIKRLYSAGMLLSGISMAVMMSLGKLSIMGIGVAGLMMGMSFGLFWANRDFLALSTTNDSNRNYYYGLETFFYTNTYVVVPVLIGWFIEGTGQWGWFGGDRVAAYQIVTAMVFLLTIFSSILIHRGNFENPPKSDFIYFRFHWLWNRMQLLAILKGLAQGYIVTAPAMLVMLLVGQEGALGTIQAVGGILSAFLLYFIGRTAKPKHRIMIFTIGLGLFVLGGLANALLFNATGVLIFMVCLLLGRPLHDIAYFPIQMQVIDTVSAIEHRNKFAYIFNQEFGFFIGRLAGCGLFILLANNISDTFALRYALLIIGIVQLLSIWMAKRILSGCGQLVPTREVLTPQSPDIILEKQAPGLLG, from the coding sequence ATGAATAAACTCCGCCAAGAGTATCTGCACTTTCTCTCCTTTCCGCGCGATATGCAGATTTTGCTTCTCACGAACCTGATCTACGCCTTCGTCCTGCCCGTGATTGACATTTTCGTAGGGGCCTACGTCATGCGCAACACGCAGGACGTGAAAATGGTCGTTATTTACCAACTTGCAGTCTACACAGGTATTCCGTTCACATTTTTAGTCAACGGCTTCCTGCTCCAACACATTGGTATTAAGCGTCTCTATTCGGCGGGAATGTTACTGAGCGGGATTTCCATGGCGGTGATGATGTCGCTGGGAAAACTCAGCATAATGGGCATCGGGGTGGCAGGCTTAATGATGGGAATGTCCTTTGGCTTATTCTGGGCCAATCGCGACTTCCTTGCGCTCTCTACTACCAATGACTCAAATCGCAACTACTACTATGGCCTGGAAACATTTTTCTACACGAATACCTACGTCGTTGTGCCGGTCCTCATCGGCTGGTTTATCGAGGGCACAGGCCAGTGGGGATGGTTTGGCGGGGACCGCGTCGCAGCTTATCAAATCGTCACAGCGATGGTGTTCCTACTGACCATTTTCTCATCAATCTTGATCCATCGGGGTAACTTCGAAAACCCGCCAAAGTCCGATTTCATCTATTTTCGCTTCCACTGGCTGTGGAACCGGATGCAGTTACTGGCCATCTTGAAAGGATTGGCGCAAGGTTATATCGTCACCGCTCCAGCCATGCTGGTAATGCTTTTGGTCGGGCAAGAAGGTGCCTTGGGAACAATTCAAGCAGTCGGAGGCATCCTATCAGCTTTTCTACTCTACTTCATTGGCCGGACTGCCAAGCCGAAACACCGCATTATGATCTTCACTATTGGCCTTGGACTGTTTGTCCTGGGCGGGTTAGCAAACGCTCTGCTCTTCAATGCTACAGGCGTTCTCATCTTCATGGTATGCCTTCTGCTGGGCCGACCGCTGCATGACATTGCCTATTTCCCCATTCAAATGCAAGTGATCGACACAGTTTCCGCCATCGAACACCGCAATAAATTCGCGTACATCTTCAATCAAGAGTTCGGTTTTTTCATCGGCCGCTTAGCCGGTTGCGGGTTGTTTATTTTGTTGGCCAACAATATTTCCGATACGTTCGCATTGCGATACGCACTATTAATCATAGGAATCGTGCAATTGCTTTCGATTTGGATGGCCAAGCGCATTCTCAGCGGTTGCGGACAACTGGTACCCACTCGCGAAGTGCTCACTCCACAAAGTCCTGACATAATTCTTGAGAAACAGGCTCCAGGTTTGTTGGGTTGA
- a CDS encoding glycoside hydrolase family 130 protein, with protein sequence MADIAKRFAQNPLLGPADIPPSLEGMNVECLLNPGVFRFKNKTWLLLRVAERPVQSPGKTSFPILAENGRLQILEFDSADPKLDLSDARIISYDNKDYLTTMSHLRLVASEDGINFSEHPSYPAMCGQGELEAYGIEDCRVTQIEETYYLTFTQVSAHGVGVGLRSTTDWRMIRELGMILPPHNKDCAVFDDRIGGKYYALHRPSSQFIGGNYIWIAESPDLVHWGQHRCLAHSRPGMWDSARVGAGAAPIRTSNGWLEIYHGADAQNRYCLGALLLDLEQPWKVLARSSEPIMEPIAEYERIGFFGNVVFTNGHLVTGDELTIYYGASDSVICGARFSIEQILQTLS encoded by the coding sequence ATGGCTGACATCGCAAAGCGATTTGCTCAGAACCCCCTTCTCGGGCCAGCCGATATACCTCCAAGCCTAGAGGGAATGAACGTGGAATGTCTTCTGAATCCCGGCGTCTTCCGATTCAAGAACAAAACATGGTTGCTCTTGCGTGTTGCCGAACGCCCTGTGCAAAGCCCTGGCAAAACTTCATTTCCCATACTTGCCGAAAACGGCAGACTTCAAATACTAGAATTCGACAGTGCAGATCCCAAGCTCGATCTCTCTGACGCCAGGATTATTAGCTACGACAACAAGGACTACTTGACGACGATGTCGCATTTGCGGTTGGTCGCTAGCGAAGACGGCATCAACTTTTCAGAACATCCCTCGTATCCGGCGATGTGTGGCCAGGGCGAATTGGAAGCCTACGGCATCGAAGACTGCCGCGTTACGCAAATTGAGGAGACCTATTACCTCACCTTTACGCAAGTGTCGGCTCATGGAGTTGGTGTCGGACTTCGTAGCACAACGGATTGGCGCATGATTCGCGAACTCGGGATGATTCTTCCTCCCCACAATAAAGACTGCGCAGTTTTCGATGACCGGATAGGTGGCAAATATTATGCACTCCACCGTCCCAGCAGTCAGTTCATTGGCGGCAACTACATCTGGATTGCCGAATCGCCGGACCTCGTCCATTGGGGCCAGCACCGATGTCTAGCACACAGTCGTCCGGGCATGTGGGACAGCGCTCGCGTGGGGGCTGGGGCAGCTCCCATTCGCACGTCCAATGGCTGGTTGGAAATCTACCATGGTGCTGATGCTCAGAATCGGTACTGTCTCGGGGCATTGCTGTTAGATCTCGAACAACCCTGGAAAGTTTTGGCCCGATCAAGTGAACCTATAATGGAGCCCATTGCCGAATATGAACGGATCGGTTTCTTTGGCAACGTCGTCTTCACCAACGGTCACTTGGTCACAGGTGACGAGCTCACAATCTACTATGGTGCCTCCGATAGCGTGATCTGCGGGGCACGATTCTCGATTGAACAGATACTTCAAACTTTAAGTTGA
- a CDS encoding LamG-like jellyroll fold domain-containing protein, with translation MVSSSQDFEFQQLLGQLTEGNLSQSEHQRLGVLIESDPTLRQQYLDFCQMHALLCSEHGLLTAMVIPTNRSVKEMVRDKWTRRSKLFGWTIAASILVAVIGMALRTFEQGQPPLRGEEIAVLSKVVGASFSYGVNGETSPSEGIRLRKGIYELLNGLIEIQYESGAILVLKAPAVFNLVDHTSVQLEDGQLAAHVPAAATGFRVESPGATVIDLGTDFAVQAVRNKESEVHVFKGEVLVDLHGEKSKAAEKLRLVSGEAARVDFFTGMPSGINLDSRQFLRSLRGEVSSYAQTVLALNPAVYYRMEPTSDGKRLIDSSSSGADARIHIGRGSMPVWTVGRVGAALSLGGPAEQAYASARQYPQAEGDALSVAAWVYANSRPRWASIAKNWAGGDEDKGQFHFGLFQDGGELEVHIFDSSGREIVAKEKTPLPLNMWHHVAFVADGSTLRLYRNGQEVASAAYHQMHRDPRISSLAIGTKLNLSGDAPEERDFNMWDGRLDELAIFNHPLTASQVLELYELAGEAD, from the coding sequence ATGGTGAGCAGTAGTCAAGATTTTGAATTTCAGCAGCTTCTCGGACAATTGACCGAAGGAAATCTGAGTCAATCTGAGCATCAACGGCTGGGCGTTCTGATCGAATCAGATCCAACTTTGAGACAACAATATCTGGATTTCTGCCAGATGCACGCCCTTCTCTGTTCTGAGCATGGACTACTGACTGCCATGGTGATACCCACAAATCGATCCGTCAAGGAAATGGTTCGAGACAAGTGGACCAGGCGAAGCAAATTATTCGGTTGGACAATAGCTGCAAGCATCTTGGTCGCAGTCATTGGGATGGCACTTCGCACCTTCGAACAAGGTCAACCGCCCCTCCGCGGCGAAGAAATAGCCGTACTCAGCAAGGTCGTAGGTGCTAGCTTTAGCTATGGTGTGAATGGCGAAACGAGTCCCTCGGAAGGCATTCGACTGCGAAAAGGAATCTATGAGTTACTCAATGGCTTGATAGAAATTCAATACGAATCAGGAGCCATTCTTGTCTTGAAAGCTCCAGCCGTTTTCAACTTAGTTGATCACACTAGCGTCCAGCTGGAAGATGGGCAACTCGCAGCGCATGTGCCCGCGGCAGCTACCGGCTTTCGCGTCGAATCGCCCGGAGCAACTGTGATCGACTTAGGCACCGACTTCGCTGTTCAAGCGGTTAGGAACAAAGAATCAGAAGTTCACGTGTTTAAGGGAGAGGTGCTAGTCGACCTGCATGGGGAAAAAAGCAAGGCAGCGGAAAAGTTACGCTTGGTCTCGGGTGAAGCAGCCCGAGTCGACTTTTTCACAGGGATGCCGTCTGGCATTAATCTGGACTCTAGGCAATTCCTCCGTAGCCTACGTGGTGAGGTTAGTTCCTATGCCCAAACTGTTCTAGCCCTAAACCCTGCGGTGTATTATCGCATGGAACCAACCAGCGATGGAAAGCGGCTTATCGATTCGTCCTCCAGCGGGGCAGATGCGAGAATTCACATTGGACGCGGCAGCATGCCAGTCTGGACAGTTGGTAGAGTTGGTGCTGCGCTGTCACTTGGGGGACCCGCTGAGCAAGCATACGCCTCGGCACGGCAGTATCCTCAAGCGGAAGGAGACGCTCTGAGCGTAGCCGCATGGGTTTACGCCAACTCAAGACCTCGTTGGGCCAGCATCGCCAAGAATTGGGCAGGAGGTGATGAGGACAAGGGCCAGTTTCATTTCGGACTTTTTCAGGATGGTGGTGAACTTGAGGTACATATCTTCGACAGTAGTGGCAGAGAAATTGTCGCGAAGGAAAAGACGCCACTGCCACTGAATATGTGGCACCATGTCGCTTTCGTCGCCGATGGATCGACGCTGCGACTCTACCGCAACGGGCAAGAGGTGGCGTCCGCTGCGTATCACCAAATGCACCGCGATCCGCGGATCAGTTCTTTGGCGATAGGGACCAAGCTGAACTTGAGTGGAGATGCCCCCGAAGAGAGAGATTTCAACATGTGGGATGGTCGCCTTGATGAGTTGGCGATTTTCAACCACCCTCTTACGGCAAGTCAAGTTCTAGAGCTCTATGAGTTGGCAGGCGAGGCCGATTAA
- a CDS encoding sigma-70 family RNA polymerase sigma factor: MNAMTANDSAVTHDFVELMTQYQGRLYGYILSLSGDTDSANDVLQEANIVLWKQWDQFEPGSNFKAWSFRIAHFQFMAYRQKMIRDKVHYSNELLSKLAWEAKEIDETHEQRAAALEKCLALLPLRSREAIRLRYLEEVKVCDMGEKLRCNANSVYQILFRARKWLIECVQKDANTETA, encoded by the coding sequence ATGAATGCCATGACAGCCAATGATTCGGCCGTCACTCACGATTTCGTCGAACTCATGACCCAATACCAAGGGCGGCTATACGGGTATATTTTGTCTCTTTCAGGAGACACCGATTCAGCCAACGATGTACTCCAGGAGGCGAATATAGTGCTATGGAAGCAGTGGGACCAATTCGAACCTGGTTCCAACTTCAAAGCATGGTCCTTCCGGATTGCACATTTTCAATTCATGGCATATCGGCAAAAAATGATTCGAGACAAAGTTCACTACAGCAACGAACTATTGTCCAAGCTCGCCTGGGAGGCAAAAGAAATCGATGAAACCCATGAGCAGAGGGCCGCGGCATTGGAAAAATGCCTAGCCCTTTTGCCTCTCCGCTCGCGTGAGGCGATTCGACTCCGATATTTGGAGGAAGTGAAAGTCTGTGACATGGGCGAGAAACTCCGCTGCAATGCGAACTCGGTCTATCAGATTCTGTTCCGAGCTCGCAAGTGGTTAATCGAATGCGTTCAAAAAGATGCCAATACGGAAACCGCATAA